One Clavelina lepadiformis chromosome 1, kaClaLepa1.1, whole genome shotgun sequence genomic region harbors:
- the LOC143467818 gene encoding uncharacterized protein LOC143467818, translated as MKQAFLILSLCWLFALAIAQDCPANDLLDRGACPLRNSLLPATDCVNLCDPDAITVPPSNCSSYSSCCGNATSCFLKVVPAVTSGESEEDAQAALQAALRAEIPTDVEKRSLIVGIPPIAPGVPFPGCVPNIPSGGFPVTIAFPGYGGAPPVPPTGPGSFFGGSDPFGPGINPLLPPPNYPPISLPNVCPQFPNNCQPNCQNPNFSPLVNVPYCNRIPCSPSDPYLDEDFAKCIRQPGCSFDYELFQYRKHLRHSVLPGVSVCHLTIRHPVFHRRAAEYVKQHGSWNPLLTDCLINEYKEEMFGGSPGCYMVSLLEHYGDYAKSCGWRSIEERECYMIGCCWRTHSKLGAGCVSPVYPNKIKVRSGNDELEESQFPSDRHLYGLPVCLPFPSGVSGPVFLDNYHICLKAGCAVNVDRNTYWYHLYQAGSGLPFYLQQNYLNMIYSGDVRPDNYKLILKRIQAGAPTPIGPPPVNPLPFSLELGDTTNDDDDDDDDDDDGARFLPQPPPAVFPGGFTGGFTGGFPGGFPGGFPGGFPGVSPVVSNPYQPQCPFKPLNYPGLPPLKGKFDGCCDKPFCYIPRHQVRSSSSGVTGYMSKWSKYGRCSEECGGGTQKRTRRCIGEFCEKKKPEEQTKLCNTKCCAKYRPWKPWEACSQTRCGEGVQTRTRECYCGNNKVSNERCEGEDSETRTCSICACPTYQYTDWGTCDGDCCDGYRTRTRTCSNMGTCPQAPNWCQPKVERESCPLFCHKWVFPNTGRCDQTYCVFFLEPVCQDNEENPQTCCNPAEKPTGRFSQQRCCEGRCRAFCFPSPFPGR; from the exons atgAAGCAAGCATTTTTAATCCTATCGTTATGTTGGTTGTTTGCTTTAGCAATTGCACAAGATTGCCCTGCAAATGATTTGTTGGACAGAGGTGCATGCCCGTTAA GAAATTCCTTGCTCCCAGCAACGGATTGCGTAAATTTATGTGACCCTGATGCGATTACAGTCCCGCCAAGCAATTGCTCAAGTTATTCAAGTTGTTGCGGTAACGCCACCAGCTGCTTTCTTAAGGTGGTCCCCGCAGTCACTAGCGGAGAAAGCGAAGAAGACGCTCAGGCTGCACTGCAAGCTGCTTTGAGGGCCGAGATACCAACAGACGTTGAGAAACGATCTCTAATAG TGGGTATTCCCCCAATAGCCCCAGGCGTCCCATTTCCTGGTTGTGTTCCCAACATTCCAAGCGGAGGATTTCCGGTTACTATCGCATTCCCTGGATACGGAGGTGCACCTCCGGTACCCCCTACCGGACCAGGAAGCTTTTTTGGAGGTTCAGACCCGTTTGGCCCCGGCATAAATCCCCTTCTTCCACCGCCGAATTATCCCCCAATTTCCTTGCCAAATGTCTGTCCTCAGTTCCCAAACAACTGCCAACCGAACTGTCAAAATCCTAATTTTTCACCACTTGTAAACGTTCCTTACTGTAACAG AATCCCATGCTCGCCATCAGATCCGTATCTCGATGAAGACTTTGCAAAATGTATCCGCCAGCCTGGCTGCTCATTCGACTACGAACTCTTCCAGTACAGGAAACATCTCAGGCATAGCGTTCTTCCTGGCGTTTCTGTTTGTCATTTAACGATCAGACATCCGGTCTTCCACAGACGCGCCGCTGAATATGTTAAACAG CACGGTTCGTGGAATCCTCTTCTGACAGATTGCTTGATCAATGAATACAAAGAAGAAATGTTCGGTGGTTCTCCAGGTTGCTACATGGTCAGCTTATTAGAACATTATGGTGACTATGCGAAGAGTTGCGGTTGGAGAT caaTTGAAGAGCGCGAGTGTTACATGATCGGCTGCTGCTGGCGAACTCATAGCAAGTTGGGCGCTGGATGCGTTAGTCCAGTTTACCCCAACAAGATCAAAGTTCGTTCCGGCAACGACGAACTGGAAGAGTCGCAATTTCCAAGCGATCGTCATCTATATGGTTTGCCGGTTTGTCTTCCGTTCCCGTCCGGTGTTTCGGGCCCCGTGTTTCTCGACAACTACCACATCTGCTTAAAAGCAGGCTGCGCTGTCAACGTCGATAGAAACACTTACTGGTATCATTTGTACCAGGCAGGTTCGGGCCTACCATTTTATTTGCAGCAAAATTACCTCAACATGATCTACTCTGGCGACGTCAGGCCCGATAACTACAAATTGATTCTAAAAAGAATCCAAGCAGGTGCACCGACCCCAATAGGTCCTCCGCCAGTCAATCCGCTCCCGTTTTCGTTAGAGTTGGGCGATACAACAaacgatgatgatgatgatgatgatgacgacGATGATGGTGCAAGATTTCTTCCCCAACCACCTCCAGCAGTATTTCCAGGTGGATTTACAGGAGGATTTACAGGAGGATTTCCAGGAGGATTTCCAGGAGGATTTCCAGGAGGTTTTCCTGGAGTTTCTCCGGTTGTTTCAAACCCCTACCAACCCCAGTGCCCTTTCAAACCACTTAACTACCCAGGACTACCGCCCCTCAAAGGCAAATTTGATGGATGTTGCGACAAACCATTCTGCTACATTCCTAGACATCAGGTCCGCAGCTCTTCTTCAGGCGTCACAGGTTATATGAGCAAGTGGTCGAAATACGGGAGGTGTAGTGAAGAATGCGGAGGAGGCACACAGAAAAGAACCCGCCGATGTATTGGAGAGTTCTGTGAAAAAAAGAAACCTGAAGAACAAACCAAATTATGCAACACGAAATGCTGTGCCAAGTATCGACCCTGGAAGCCATGGGAAGCATGCAGTCAAACTCGTTGCGGCGAAGGAGTTCAAACTAGAACAAGGGAGTGCTATTGCGGAAACAACAAGGTTTCTAATGAACGATGTGAAGGTGAGGATAGTGAGACCAGAACCTGCAGTATTTGCGCTTGTCCGACATACCAGTATACCGACTGGGGCACATGTGACGGCGATTGCTGCGACGGCTACCGCACTCGCACAAGAACCTGCTCAAATATGGGAACATGTCCTCAAGCTCCTAACTGGTGTCAGCCTAAAGTGGAGCGGGAATCGTGCCCATTGTTCTGTCATAAATGGGTCTTCCCAAACACAGGAAGATGCGACCAGACCTACTGCGTATTCTTCTTGGAACCAGTGTGTCAAGACAATGAAGAAAATCCCCAGACCTGTTGTAACCCTGCTGAAAAACCAACTGGCAGGTTTAGCCAGCAACGTTGCTGCGAAGGACGTTGCAGAGCATTTTGCTTTCCTTCACCCTTTCCAGGTCGTTAA
- the LOC143468265 gene encoding ileal sodium/bile acid cotransporter-like, with translation MFGSGNLRVWISNNESVKSVTATEATNTTAYIDMEKFCAQYANTTEIVHLPSCHQQTRSQYSKILSITLVTCISIVMFAMGCKVQVKKVRQRIIRPWSILIGFFCQFGIMPLCAFAIGSLANLSRAKALAVLIMGCLPGGNASNLITYWSNGDLDLSIAMTAMSTIFAFAMMPFCLFVYGRFFLIESVAIPYANICILLAAFIAPVAVGMAFNYCKPDLAESLAKVGAVVGIFVVVAAATVGIILYPSAFHIPKIYWVIGFILPLLGYLLGYLAATLVSLVFKGSKIDENQRRTIAIETGTQNSQLCTTITQLNYGCTCLILEMYSYPLVYFVYEIFEACLFCAAFQIYDHFFKQSGENEATVNNDVLRNPTFDQQISDQELERNGELERIDSKKNHSKPSRIT, from the exons atgtttggtaGCGGCAACTTACGAGTATGGATCTCAAATAACGAGTCTGTCAAAAGTGTCACTGCTACTGAAGCGACCAATACCACAGCTTACATCG ACATGGAAAAATTTTGCGCCCAGTACGCCAACACAACTGAAATTGTTCATTTGCCAAGTTGTCACCAACAAACGCGTTCCCAGTACAG TAAGATACTCAGCATAACTTTGGTGACTTGCATATCGATTGTGATGTTTGCGATGGGATGCAAGGTACAGGTGAAGAAGGTACGGCAAAGGATCATTCGTCCCTGGAGTATCCTGATAG GGTTTTTCTGTCAGTTTGGGATAATGCCTCTGTGTGCATTCGCCATTGGTAGTTTGGCCAATCTCAGTCGGGCCAAAGCTCTGGCAGTGCTGATCATGGGATGTCTCCCCGGTGGTAATGCTTCGAATTTAATAACTTATTGGAGTAATGGGGACCTAGATTTGAG CATAGCAATGACAGCAATGTCGACAATATTTGCGTTTGCCATGATGCCCTTCTGCCTCTTCGTTTACGGAAGATTTTTCTTGATCGAAAGCGTTGCAATTCCCTACGCTAATATCT GTATACTTCTGGCTGCTTTCATAGCGCCGGTAGCGGTTGGAATGGCCTTCAACTATTGTAAACCAGATTTGGCTGAATCACTGGCAAAG GTTGGCGCTGTTGTCGGGATATTTGTTGTTGTGGCTGCAGCAACGGTCGGAATCATTCTTTACCCGTCGGCCTTCCACATACCGAAAATATACTGGGTCATAGGTTTCATTCTACCACTGCTCG GCTATTTGTTGGGGTACTTGGCTGCTACGCTTGTAAGTTTAGTTTTCAAGGGAAGCAAGATCGATGAAAATCAGCGAAGAACAATAGCAATTGAAACCGGCACCCAAAATTCACAGCTATGTACAACAATAACCCAACTTAACTACGG TTGCACTTGCTTGATATTGGAAATGTACTCATATCCCCTCGTGTATTTTGTTTACGAAATTTTTGAAGCATGTCTCTTCTGCGCTGCGTTTCAG ATTTACgatcattttttcaaacaatctGGTGAAAATGAAGCAACTGTAAACAATGATGTCCTTCGAAATCCGACTTTTGATCAACAAATCTCGGACCAGGAACTTGAACGCAATGGAGAACTGGAGAGGATAGATTCGAAGAAGAATCACTCAAAGCCTTCACGAATTACATGA